TGGTTGCCCCCTACCGGATCGTTTCCCTCCTGCCCAGTGCCACCGAAATTCTCGATTGCCTGGGTTTAACGCCCCAGGTGGTGGGCCGGAGCCATGAATGTGATTATCCGCCAGAGATAAGCGATCGCCCCATCTGTACGGCGGCCCGTCTCAACTCTGAACGTTCTAGCGGGGAAATCGACCGGGATGTATTGGCCCTGCTCCAGGCGGCTTTGGGAATTTATGAAGTGAAACTGGATGTCTTGCAAGCCTTGCAACCGACCCACATCGTCACCCAGGACCAATGTGATGTGTGCGCCGTCACCCTCAGCGATGTCCAAAAGGCGATCGCCTCCCTGGGGGATGCCCAGCCGCAGTTAATTTCCCTCCAACCCAATACCCTGGCAGAAGTTTATGCTGATATTACCCGCGTCGCCCAGCAGTTCAATCGCGATCCCCAACCGGTATTAAACGCTCTCCAGCAGCGGGTAAAAGCTTGTCAAGAAAAAGGAAAAACCCTCGCAAAACGACCCCGAGTGGCGGCGATCGAATGGATTGATCCCCTGATGGGGGGCGGCAACTGGCTGCCAGAATTGATTGAGCTAGCAGGCGGTGAAAATATTTTGGGACACCAGGGCCAGCATTCTCCTTACGTCA
The nucleotide sequence above comes from [Synechococcus] sp. NIES-970. Encoded proteins:
- a CDS encoding periplasmic solute-binding protein of ABC transporter; translation: MVAPYRIVSLLPSATEILDCLGLTPQVVGRSHECDYPPEISDRPICTAARLNSERSSGEIDRDVLALLQAALGIYEVKLDVLQALQPTHIVTQDQCDVCAVTLSDVQKAIASLGDAQPQLISLQPNTLAEVYADITRVAQQFNRDPQPVLNALQQRVKACQEKGKTLAKRPRVAAIEWIDPLMGGGNWLPELIELAGGENILGHQGQHSPYVSWDALLASDPDVVVVMPCGFDLARTRQEMLADLALHPQWQQLRAVQQDQLYICDGNAYFNRPGPRLVDSLEILTEILQPPGDRHYPETAWTKLSLSS